The Vigna unguiculata cultivar IT97K-499-35 chromosome 6, ASM411807v1, whole genome shotgun sequence genome contains a region encoding:
- the LOC114188917 gene encoding uncharacterized protein LOC114188917 yields the protein MGYGYGAFSLLLTRRFHFSYSLHPKPFSSSSFFHLLTKPFSTTPPDPNPDPKPSSLSARLSFVFDQIDAIEKERSQKHETLQRIRAWRQSKDAPPQSDAQPEPPPLSVADETPPELPPMKAVELVHPWPEWIQLMEMLVHQNYFDHRRMDEDKMVLDSGFSPPVVAEGVDFTKDFKSVHMACLNHGRDRFDILRSLSRKDIQVLVGYGCPTMDRKVVFSAKLLRKHAHLDEGDVCSSCSLRNSCERAYLLTNKEDEARTLDVMRLLLTFGFDPVDGSVINKSLLKQKSVKTVVRKLLHEVVKLSSVPIDPNLTPPVIKKPPPKVKQPPPPPKRRIGRDDVEMKKGDWLCPKCEFMNFAKNTACLQCDAKRPKRQLLPGEWECPECNFLNYRRNMVCFHCECKRPADEFLENKMQDRIPGSKPKLDKMGNRQEVSNAWNFDFDDNESDGADVAAFEYADTHAINEDFSSGNNAQHGNHRGWEDNLEKNNRVRGSPDGEYANRDIYKPGIGFDDFEDEDDVDSYELETTPNSSKRIETSKSNFSEDEKLSESDDIEGSDDERYTSHRTASQRSLPHRSIRKNTSFSGSEDDELGFVTKEQRSTLSNFKSGNVSGAGRRRNGRGPSKKLSFGSESEDDNGAGLYSDEDDDIHKAYSFRKNKGDKFNPSRQNNGNRHNSERRNFTKNRNSGFISRRRENMFSDDFEGSSQQSYRNGRDSKGNGRNRKSFEDFDGPSRRSFGDGRGSRGNSRGGSFRQSFGNGRGSRGNDRNWHRFEDREHGTGKLNKYRMDEKDSGEFRNSRRVIER from the exons ATGGGTTATGGTTATGGTGCTTTCTCTCTTCTACTAACCAGAcgctttcatttttcttattctctACACCCTAaacccttttcttcttcttcgttcTTTCACCTTCTCACTAAACCTTTCTCCACAACCCCACCAGACCCTAACCCTGATCCCAAACCTTCTTCCCTCTCCGCGCGTCTCAGCTTCGTCTTCGATCAGATCGATGCCATCGAGAAAGAGCGTTCTCAGAAGCACGAAACGCTTCAGCGCATTCGAGCCTGGCGCCAATCCAAGGACGCTCCCCCTCAAAGCGACGCCCAACCTGAGCCGCCGCCTCTCTCCGTCGCCGATGAAACCCCCCCGGAGCTGCCGCCGATGAAGGCTGTGGAACTGGTGCACCCATGGCCCGAGTGGATCCAGTTGATGGAAATGCTCGTGCACCAGAATTACTTCGACCACAGAAGGATGGACGAGGATAAAATGGTCCTCGACTCAGGGTTCAGTCCGCCTGTGGTTGCTGAAGGAGTTGATTTCACCAAGGATTTCAAGAGCGTTCACATGGCGTGTCTCAATCACGGAAGAGACCGTTTTGATATATTGAG GTCCTTGTCGAGGAAGGATATTCAAGTTTTGGTTGGTTATGGATGCCCCACTATGGACAGAAAGGTGGTTTTCTCTGCAAAACTTTTAAGAAAGCATGCTCACCTTGACGAAGGAGAT GTCTGTAGTTCCTGCAGCTTGAGAAACAGTTGTGAAAGGGCGTATCTGCTAACAAACAAAGAGGATGAAGCACGGACTCTTGATGTCATGCGGCTCCTGCTCACTTTTGGTTTTGATCCTGTTGATGGTTCAGTCATCAATAAGTCACTTCTTAAGCAGAAGTCTGTGAAAACAGTGGTTCGTAAATTGCTTCATGAGGTTGTCAAGCTCAGTTCAGTTCCCATTGATCCAAATCTCACCCCTCCTGTGATTAAAAAACCACCACCAAAAGTGAAACAACCACCTCCTCCTCCAAAGAGACGAATAGGACGGGATGATGTTGAGATGAAAAAAGGGGACTGGCTATGTCCTAA GTGTGAATTCATGAATTTTGCGAAGAATACTGCTTGCTTACAGTGTGATGCCAAGCGTCCCAAGAGACAGTTGCTGCCAGGAGAATGGGAGTGTCCTGA ATGCAACTTCTTGAATTACAGGAGGAACATGGTATGTTTTCATTGTGAATGTAAGCGCCCAGCTGATGAATTTTTGGAGAATAAGATGCAAGATAGGATACCGGGTTCCAAACCTAAGTTAGATAAGATGGGCAACCGACAAGAGGTTTCCAATGCCTGGAATTTTGACTTTGATGACAATGAATCAGATGGTGCCGATGTGGCTGCTTTTGAGTATGCAGATACTCATGCCATAAATGAAGATTTCTCTTCAGGTAATAATGCGCAACATGGAAATCATAGAGGGTGGGAAGATAATCTTGAGAAGAACAACAGAGTACGAGGATCCCCTGATGGAGAATATGCTAATCGTGATATTTATAAGCCTGGAATAGGGTTTGATGATTTTGAGGATGAGGATGATGTTGATAGTTATGAGCTAGAAACTACTCCAAATAGTAGTAAAAGAATAGAAACATCTAAAAGTAATTTCTCGGAAGATGAAAAGTTGTCAGAGTCAGACGATATTGAAGGCAGTGATGATGAAAGGTACACCAGTCACAGAACAGCTTCTCAAAGAAGTCTACCGCACCGGTCAATTCGTAAGAATACATCATTCTCGGGATCTGAGGATGATGAACTTGGTTTTGTTACAAAAGAACAACGGTCCACTCTTTCCAATTTCAAATCTGGGAATGTTTCTGGTGCTGGCAGAAGAAGAAATGGCAGAGGTCCATCTAAGAAATTAAGCTTTGGTTCTGAATCTGAGGATGACAATGGTGCTGGCTTATACTCTGATGAGGATGATGACATACATAAGGCATATTCATTCAGAAAAAATAAAGGGGACAAATTTAATCCATCCAGACAGAATAACGGGAATAGGCACAATTCCGAGAGAAGAAACTTCACCAAAAACAGGAATTCAGGGTTTATCAGTCGCCGCCGAGAAAATATGTTCAGTGATGATTTTGAAGGATCGTCTCAGCAGTCTTACAGAAATGGTAGGGATTCCAAAGGAAATGGCCGTAACAGGAAGAGTTTTGAAGATTTTGATGGTCCATCCCGACGATCATTCGGTGATGGCAGAGGGTCCCGAGGAAACAGCCGTGGTGGATCATTCCGGCAGTCTTTTGGGAATGGTAGAGGGTCTCGAGGAAATGACCGTAATTGGCATAGATTCGAAGACAGGGAGCATGGCACAggaaagttaaataaatatagaatgGATGAGAAGGATTCTGGGGAATTTAGAAACAGTAGGCGTGTAATTGAAAGATAG
- the LOC114188184 gene encoding sucrose nonfermenting 4-like protein, giving the protein MFAPVPDGACEGSGVSGSISIPQRFVWPYGGRRVFLSGSFTRWSDHIAMSPMEGCPAVFQVVCNLMPGFHQYKFNVDGEWRHDEQQPSVSGSCGVVNTIYLVREPDILPSILSNEAPGRSQMEIDNMEANSRMPVSDLVVSRQRISVFLSTHTAYDLLPESGKIIALDINLPVKQAFHVLYEQGVSMAPLWDFSRSQFVGVLSAMDFILILKELGNHGSNLTQEQLETHTIAAWKEGKLQLRRTVDSNGGSHPWRFVHAGPHECLKDVAFKILQNKVSTIPIIHSSSEDGSFPQLLHLASLSGILKGICRHFKHSLSSLPILQHPVGSIPLGVWMPKVGEPNGRPLAMLRPSASLGAALSMFVQAEVSSIPIVDDNDSLLDIYSRSDITALAKDKAYARTSLEEISIHQALLLGQDASSPYGLYTGHRCHMCLRSDSLHKVMERLSIPGVRRLVVVEAGSKRVEGIISLSDVFRFLLG; this is encoded by the exons ATGTTTGCTCCGGTTCCGGATGGGGCATGTGAGGGAAGTGGAGTTTCGGGATCCATTTCGATTCCTCAACGCTTTGTGTGGCCTTATGGAGGAAGAAGGGTGTTTTTGAGTGGTTCTTTCACGAG ATGGTCAGATCATATAGCTATGTCTCCGATGGAGGGGTGCCCTGCTGTGTTTCAAGTTGTTTGCAACTTAATGCCGGGGTTTCATCAG TACAAATTTAATGTAGATGGTGAGTGGCGGCATGATGAGCAGCAGCCATCTGTAAGTGGAAGCTGTGGAGTAGTGAATACTATTTATTTAGTGAGAGAACCAGATATCTTACCTTCAATTTTAAGTAATGAAGCACCTGGTAGATCCCAAATGGAGATTGACAATATG GAAGCTAATTCCAGGATGCCCGTGTCTGATCTGGTGGTCTCTCGCCAGCGTATATCTGTATTCTTGTCTACACATACGGCTTATGATTTGCTTCCTGAGTCGGGGAAG ATCATTGCCTTGGATATAAATTTACCTGTGAAGCAAGCATTCCATGTTCTTTATGAACAG GGCGTATCTATGGCTCCTCTATGGGATTTTAGCAGGAGTCAGTTTGTTGGAGTTCTTAGTGCAATGGACTTCATTCTAATACTGAAAGAG CTGGGAAATCATGGTTCGAATTTGACTCAAGAACAACTTGAGACTCATACTATAGCAGCCTGGAAAGAGGGAAAATTACAGCTACGCAGAACAGTTGATAGTAATGGAGGATCACATCCCTGGCGATTTGTTCAT GCCGGACCACATGAATGTCTAAAGGACGTGGCTTTTAAGATTTTGCAAAACAAGGTGTCAACCATTCCTATCATCCATTCTTCTTCAGAGGATGGTTCATTTCCTCAACTGCTACATCTTGCTTCCCTATCAGGAATACTGAAAG GTATATGCAGACATTTTAAGCACTCCTTGAGTTCTTTGCCCATTCTTCAACATCCAGTGGGTTCAATACCTTTGGGTGTATGGATGCCTAAAGTTGGGGAACCAAATGGACGGCCACTAGCAATGCTGAGACCAAGTGCTTCTCTTGGTGCTGCTCTGTCAATGTTTGTTCAAG CTGAAGTTAGCTCAATACCGATTGTGGATGACAATGATTCTTTGCTAGACATTTATTCAAGAAG CGATATTACAGCATTGGCTAAAGATAAAGCATACGCTCGGACATCTCTGGAGGAAATTAGTATTCACCAG GCATTGCTTTTGGGACAAGATGCAAGTTCTCCTTATGGGCTTTACACCGGTCACAGATGTCACATGTGTTTGAGATCTGATTCGTTGCACAAAGTGATGGAGCGGCTGTCTATTCCTG GGGTTAGAAGACTTGTGGTTGTGGAGGCTGGGAGCAAGCGCGTGGAGGGAATTATTTCTTTAAGTGATGTGTTCAGATTCTTGTTAGGGTAG
- the LOC114188176 gene encoding probable linoleate 9S-lipoxygenase 5 isoform X1 — protein MNKRDRMRGRVILMKKNVLDFNDFSASLLDRLHEFMGKRVSLQLISASHAHPVEGNEMKGKLGKPAYLEDWITTITPLTAGESEFGVTFDWDDDDDDSIGTPGAFLIRNHHHTEFYLKSMTLENVPGHGVIHFNCNSWVYPAHKYKKDRIFFSNKVYLPSETPQPLLKYREEELESLRGDGRGTLQEWDRVYDYAYYNDLSDPDKGAQYARPVLGGSSEYPYPRRGRTGRPPAKSDAKSESRLNLAMSLDIYVPRDERFGHLKLSDFLASAVKSIVQVLKPELESLFDSTPHEFDSFEDVFKLYEGGIKVPEGILKNVRDKIPAELLKEILRTDGERFLKFPVPQVIKEDKSAWRTDEEFAREMLAGVNPVIIRCLQEFPPASKLDAKVYGNQTSTIQKENIESNMDGLTVDEAIKHKKLFILDHHDALIPYLRRINSTSTKTYASRTILFLQNDGTLKPLAIELSLPHPEGDQYGVISKVYTPADEGVENSIWQLAKAYVAVNDSGYHQLITHWLHTHAVIEPFIIAANRQLSVLHPIHILLHPHFRDTMNINALARQILINAGGFVEATVFPSKYSMEMSSLIYKNWNFPDQALPTDLIKRGMAVKDSSSQHGLRLVIEDYPYAVDGLEIWFAIKNWVQEYCSFYYKDDETVKKDPELQSWWKELREEGHGDKKNEPWWPKMQTRENLIEVCTIIIWVASALHASTNFGQYPYAGFLPNRPTISRRFMPEEETPEYDELVNNPEKAFLKTITAQLQTLIGISLIEILSKHSSDEVYLGQRETPHWTSDVEPLKAFERFGEKLAQIGERIVTMNNDGKHRNRVGPVNMPYTLLYPSSKTGLTGMGIPNSVAI, from the exons atgAACAAAAGAGATAGAATGAGAGGGAGAGtgatattgatgaagaaaaatgtTTTGGACTTCAACGATTTCAGTGCCTCCTTGCTCGATCGTCTTCATGAGTTTATGGGAAAACGCGTTTCTCTTCAACTCATAAGCGCTTCTCATGCTCATCCTG TTGAAGGTAACGAGATGAAAGGTAAACTTGGAAAGCCTGCATATTTGGAAGATTGGATCACCACAATCACACCCTTGACCGCTGGTGAATCAGAATTTGGGGTCACATTCGATtgggatgatgatgatgatgattctATAGGAACCCCAGGAGCTTTTTTAATAAGAAACCATCATCACACTGAGTTCTACCTGAAAAGCATGACACTTGAAAATGTTCCAGGCCATGGTGTCATCCACTTTAACTGCAACTCTTGGGTATACCCTGCACATAAGTATAAAAAGGATCGCATTTTCTTCAGCAACAAG GTATACCTTCCAAGTGAAACGCCACAACCACTTCTTAAGTATAGAGAAGAAGAACTAGAGAGTTTAAGAGGGGATGGAAGAGGGACCCTGCAAGAGTGGGATAGGGTGTATGACTATGCATACTACAATGATTTGAGTGATCCAGATAAGGGTGCACAATATGCTCGTCCAGTGCTGGGAGGGTCCTCTGAATATCCATACCCTCGAAGGGGAAGAACTGGTAGACCACCGGCAAAATCAG ATGCCAAGAGTGAGAGTAGATTGAATTTGGCCATGAGCTTGGACATCTATGTTCCGAGGGATGAAAGATTTGGACACTTGAAATTGTCAGACTTTCTTGCTAGTGCAGTGAAGTCCATAGTTCAAGTTCTCAAACCTGAGCTGGAATCTCTATTTGACAGCACCCCTCATGAGTTTGATAGCTTTGAAGATGTGTTTAAACTCTATGAAGGTGGAATCAAGGTGCCTGAAGGCATACTTAAGAATGTTAGAGATAAAATCCCTGCAGAGCTTCTCAAAGAAATTCTCCGAACTGATGGTGAAAGGTTCCTCAAGTTTCCTGTGCCTCAAGTGATTAAAG AAGATAAGTCTGCATGGAGAACCGATGAAGAATTTGCTAGAGAGATGTTGGCTGGTGTAAACCCTGTTATCATTCGCTGCCTCCAA GAATTTCCACCAGCAAGTAAGCTAGATGCTAAAGTCTATGGTAACCAAACCAGTACAATACAAAAAGAGAACATTGAGAGCAACATGGATGGACTCACAGTAGATGAG GCTATCAAACACAAGAAGTTGTTCATATTAGATCACCATGATGCACTAATACCATATTTGAGGAGGATAAACTCCACTTCTACAAAGACTTATGCCAGCAGAACAATTCTTTTCTTGCAAAACGATGGAACTTTAAAGCCATTGGCTATTGAGTTGAGTTTGCCACACCCTGAAGGAGACCAATATGGTGTCATAAGTAAGGTTTACACTCCTGCAGATGAAGGTGTTGAAAATTCCATCTGGCAATTAGCTAAAGCTTATGTAGCAGTAAACGACTCAGGCTATCATCAGCTTATTACCCACTG GTTGCATACTCATGCAGTGATTGAACCATTCATAATAGCTGCAAACAGACAGCTCAGCGTGCTTCACCCTATTCATATACTTCTACATCCACACTTTCGTGACACCATGAACATAAATGCACTAGCAAGACAAATCCTCATCAACGCTGGTGGCTTTGTAGAGGCCACAGTTTTTCCATCAAAGTATTCCATGGAGATGTCATCTTTGATTTACAAGAACTGGAATTTCCCTGACCAAGCATTACCCACAGATCTCATCAAGAG AGGAATGGCTGTTAAAGATTCAAGTTCTCAACACGGCCTCCGACTTGTGATTGAGGATTATCCGTACGCTGTTGATGGGTTAGAGATTTGGTTTGCCATAAAGAACTGGGTTCAGGAATATTGCTCCTTTTACTACAAAGATGATGAAACAGTTAAAAAAGATCCAGAACTACAATCTTGGTGGAAGGAGTTAAGAGAGGAGGGTCACGGTGACAAGAAAAACGAGCCTTGGTGGCCAAAGATGCAGACTCGTGAAAACCTCATAGAAGTGTGTACTATCATCATATGGGTTGCTTCAGCTCTGCATGCATCCACCAACTTTGGCCAATACCCTTATGCAGGTTTCCTTCCAAACCGTCCAACCATAAGCCGAAGATTCATGCCTGAGGAAGAAACTCCTGAATATGATGAACTTGTGAACAACCCTGAGAAGGCTTTTCTGAAAACAATCACTGCACAGTTGCAGACCCTTATAGGCATTTCGCTCATAGAAATATTGTCTAAGCACTCTTCTGATGAGGTGTACCTTGGACAGAGAGAAACTCCTCACTGGACTTCTGATGTGGAACCATTGAAAGCGTTTGAGAGGTTTGGGGAAAAGCTGGCTCAGATTGGAGAAAGGATTGTGACAATGAACAATGATGGGAAACACAGAAACAGAGTTGGACCGGTTAACATGCCATACACTTTGCTCTATCCTAGCAGCAAAACTGGACTCACTGGCATGGGAATTCCCAACAGTGTCGCAATTTAG
- the LOC114188176 gene encoding probable linoleate 9S-lipoxygenase 5 isoform X2, whose protein sequence is MNKRDRMRGRVILMKKNVLDFNDFSASLLDRLHEFMGKRVSLQLISASHAHPGNEMKGKLGKPAYLEDWITTITPLTAGESEFGVTFDWDDDDDDSIGTPGAFLIRNHHHTEFYLKSMTLENVPGHGVIHFNCNSWVYPAHKYKKDRIFFSNKVYLPSETPQPLLKYREEELESLRGDGRGTLQEWDRVYDYAYYNDLSDPDKGAQYARPVLGGSSEYPYPRRGRTGRPPAKSDAKSESRLNLAMSLDIYVPRDERFGHLKLSDFLASAVKSIVQVLKPELESLFDSTPHEFDSFEDVFKLYEGGIKVPEGILKNVRDKIPAELLKEILRTDGERFLKFPVPQVIKEDKSAWRTDEEFAREMLAGVNPVIIRCLQEFPPASKLDAKVYGNQTSTIQKENIESNMDGLTVDEAIKHKKLFILDHHDALIPYLRRINSTSTKTYASRTILFLQNDGTLKPLAIELSLPHPEGDQYGVISKVYTPADEGVENSIWQLAKAYVAVNDSGYHQLITHWLHTHAVIEPFIIAANRQLSVLHPIHILLHPHFRDTMNINALARQILINAGGFVEATVFPSKYSMEMSSLIYKNWNFPDQALPTDLIKRGMAVKDSSSQHGLRLVIEDYPYAVDGLEIWFAIKNWVQEYCSFYYKDDETVKKDPELQSWWKELREEGHGDKKNEPWWPKMQTRENLIEVCTIIIWVASALHASTNFGQYPYAGFLPNRPTISRRFMPEEETPEYDELVNNPEKAFLKTITAQLQTLIGISLIEILSKHSSDEVYLGQRETPHWTSDVEPLKAFERFGEKLAQIGERIVTMNNDGKHRNRVGPVNMPYTLLYPSSKTGLTGMGIPNSVAI, encoded by the exons atgAACAAAAGAGATAGAATGAGAGGGAGAGtgatattgatgaagaaaaatgtTTTGGACTTCAACGATTTCAGTGCCTCCTTGCTCGATCGTCTTCATGAGTTTATGGGAAAACGCGTTTCTCTTCAACTCATAAGCGCTTCTCATGCTCATCCTG GTAACGAGATGAAAGGTAAACTTGGAAAGCCTGCATATTTGGAAGATTGGATCACCACAATCACACCCTTGACCGCTGGTGAATCAGAATTTGGGGTCACATTCGATtgggatgatgatgatgatgattctATAGGAACCCCAGGAGCTTTTTTAATAAGAAACCATCATCACACTGAGTTCTACCTGAAAAGCATGACACTTGAAAATGTTCCAGGCCATGGTGTCATCCACTTTAACTGCAACTCTTGGGTATACCCTGCACATAAGTATAAAAAGGATCGCATTTTCTTCAGCAACAAG GTATACCTTCCAAGTGAAACGCCACAACCACTTCTTAAGTATAGAGAAGAAGAACTAGAGAGTTTAAGAGGGGATGGAAGAGGGACCCTGCAAGAGTGGGATAGGGTGTATGACTATGCATACTACAATGATTTGAGTGATCCAGATAAGGGTGCACAATATGCTCGTCCAGTGCTGGGAGGGTCCTCTGAATATCCATACCCTCGAAGGGGAAGAACTGGTAGACCACCGGCAAAATCAG ATGCCAAGAGTGAGAGTAGATTGAATTTGGCCATGAGCTTGGACATCTATGTTCCGAGGGATGAAAGATTTGGACACTTGAAATTGTCAGACTTTCTTGCTAGTGCAGTGAAGTCCATAGTTCAAGTTCTCAAACCTGAGCTGGAATCTCTATTTGACAGCACCCCTCATGAGTTTGATAGCTTTGAAGATGTGTTTAAACTCTATGAAGGTGGAATCAAGGTGCCTGAAGGCATACTTAAGAATGTTAGAGATAAAATCCCTGCAGAGCTTCTCAAAGAAATTCTCCGAACTGATGGTGAAAGGTTCCTCAAGTTTCCTGTGCCTCAAGTGATTAAAG AAGATAAGTCTGCATGGAGAACCGATGAAGAATTTGCTAGAGAGATGTTGGCTGGTGTAAACCCTGTTATCATTCGCTGCCTCCAA GAATTTCCACCAGCAAGTAAGCTAGATGCTAAAGTCTATGGTAACCAAACCAGTACAATACAAAAAGAGAACATTGAGAGCAACATGGATGGACTCACAGTAGATGAG GCTATCAAACACAAGAAGTTGTTCATATTAGATCACCATGATGCACTAATACCATATTTGAGGAGGATAAACTCCACTTCTACAAAGACTTATGCCAGCAGAACAATTCTTTTCTTGCAAAACGATGGAACTTTAAAGCCATTGGCTATTGAGTTGAGTTTGCCACACCCTGAAGGAGACCAATATGGTGTCATAAGTAAGGTTTACACTCCTGCAGATGAAGGTGTTGAAAATTCCATCTGGCAATTAGCTAAAGCTTATGTAGCAGTAAACGACTCAGGCTATCATCAGCTTATTACCCACTG GTTGCATACTCATGCAGTGATTGAACCATTCATAATAGCTGCAAACAGACAGCTCAGCGTGCTTCACCCTATTCATATACTTCTACATCCACACTTTCGTGACACCATGAACATAAATGCACTAGCAAGACAAATCCTCATCAACGCTGGTGGCTTTGTAGAGGCCACAGTTTTTCCATCAAAGTATTCCATGGAGATGTCATCTTTGATTTACAAGAACTGGAATTTCCCTGACCAAGCATTACCCACAGATCTCATCAAGAG AGGAATGGCTGTTAAAGATTCAAGTTCTCAACACGGCCTCCGACTTGTGATTGAGGATTATCCGTACGCTGTTGATGGGTTAGAGATTTGGTTTGCCATAAAGAACTGGGTTCAGGAATATTGCTCCTTTTACTACAAAGATGATGAAACAGTTAAAAAAGATCCAGAACTACAATCTTGGTGGAAGGAGTTAAGAGAGGAGGGTCACGGTGACAAGAAAAACGAGCCTTGGTGGCCAAAGATGCAGACTCGTGAAAACCTCATAGAAGTGTGTACTATCATCATATGGGTTGCTTCAGCTCTGCATGCATCCACCAACTTTGGCCAATACCCTTATGCAGGTTTCCTTCCAAACCGTCCAACCATAAGCCGAAGATTCATGCCTGAGGAAGAAACTCCTGAATATGATGAACTTGTGAACAACCCTGAGAAGGCTTTTCTGAAAACAATCACTGCACAGTTGCAGACCCTTATAGGCATTTCGCTCATAGAAATATTGTCTAAGCACTCTTCTGATGAGGTGTACCTTGGACAGAGAGAAACTCCTCACTGGACTTCTGATGTGGAACCATTGAAAGCGTTTGAGAGGTTTGGGGAAAAGCTGGCTCAGATTGGAGAAAGGATTGTGACAATGAACAATGATGGGAAACACAGAAACAGAGTTGGACCGGTTAACATGCCATACACTTTGCTCTATCCTAGCAGCAAAACTGGACTCACTGGCATGGGAATTCCCAACAGTGTCGCAATTTAG
- the LOC114188178 gene encoding mitogen-activated protein kinase kinase kinase ANP1, with translation MQDIFGSVRKSLVFRGSPESDETSLGVGGSLVDKISYCIRTSRVFSKPSPPSPSIHEDAAPPIRWRKGELIGCGAFGQVYVGMNIDSGELLAVKQVLIAASSASKEKAQAHIKELEEEVKLLKDLSHPNIVRYLGTVTEEDTLNILLEFVPGGSISSLLGKFGAFPEAVIRTYTKQLLLGLEYLHKNGIMHRDIKGANILVDNKGCIKLADFGASKQVVELATISGAKSMKGTPYWMAPEVILQTGHSFSADIWSVGCTVIEMATGKPPWSQQYQQEVAVLFHIGTTKSHPPIPDHLSAAAKDFLLKCLQKEPVLRSSASELLQHPFVTGEHMNSLTLSSNVTENFIASSPSCSPNDESILCSSTVNPLDSGNKQLWGMSNDDDDMCVIDDKEEFSHNDVKYKSMMSTDIESFNPMSDPSDDWGCKFDASSELETREVNFVTDESYMPPDQSGDGKQPDFSFPGVPSLSEEDDELTESKIKAFLDEKALELKKLQTPLYEEFYNSLNTSCSPNGESTSDDTASRKFLKLPPKSRSPNRVPISTPSKAIDSTGSPGSNGQSSSTVGHVNNHTSQDIPASPLNEWKGVIVDSQQQPSSPSLSFSERQRKWKEELDQELERKREMMRQAGMGGKTSSPKDRALHRQREGTRFASQQIRNSLEPSYCVNY, from the exons ATGCAAGACATATTCGGATCAGTTCGCAAATCACTGGTATTCCGCGGTTCGCCGGAGAGCGACGAGACCTCGCTCGGAGTCGGAGGAAGCCTCGTCGATAAGATCAGTTATTGTATACGAACTTCCAGAGTCTTCTCCAAACCCTCGCCGCCGTCGCCGTCTATTCATGAGGACGCTGCGCCTCCTATCCGATGGCGGAAAGGCGAGTTGATCGGTTGCGGTGCCTTTGGCCAAGTCTACGTTGGAATGAATATCGATTCCGGAGAGCTTCTGGCGGTTAAACAG GTTTTGATTGCGGCGAGTAGTGCTTCGAAGGAGAAGGCACAG GCTCACATAAAAGAGCTAGAAGAAGAAGTTAAATTACTTAAAGACCTTTCACATCCAAACATTGTT AGATATTTGGGTACGGTCACAGAAGAGGACACCCTAAATATTCTCTTGGAGTTTGTTCCTGGTGGATCCATATCATCGCTTTTGGGGAAGTTTGGGGCTTTCCCTGAGGCT GTAATAAGAACCTACACGAAGCAGCTACTACTTGGACTTGAGTACTtgcacaaaaatggaatcatgCACAGAGACATTAAG GGGGCCAATATTCTGGTAGATAATAAAGGGTGCATAAAACTTGCAGACTTTGGGGCATCCAAACAGGTCGTTGAGCTG gCAACCATTTCCGGGGCCAAGTCCATGAAGGGTACTCCATATTGGATGGCTCCAGAAGTTATTCTCCAGACTGGGCATAGCTT CTCTGCTGACATATGGAGTGTGGGTTGTACTGTGATTGAGATGGCCACTGGAAAGCCTCCCTGGAGTCAGCAATACCAACAAGAG GTTGCTGTTCTCTTCCATATAGGGACAACTAAGTCTCATCCACCAATCCCTGATCATCTCTCAGCTGCAGCAAAAGATTTTCTGCTAAAATGTTTGCAGAA GGAACCGGTTTTGAGGTCATCAGCATCAGAACTGCTACAG CATCCCTTTGTAACTGGTGAACATATGAATTCTCTTACTCTGTCATCTAATGTCACG GAAAATTTTATAGCTTCATCACCATCATGTTCCCCAAATGATGAATCCAT CCTTTGCTCTTCAACAGTAAATCCTCTGGACTCGGGAAATAAACAATTGTGGGGAATGAgcaatgatgatgatgatatgtGTGTGATTGACGACAAAGAAGAGTTCTCGCATAATGATGTTAAATACAAATCAATGATGTCAACTGATATTGAG AGTTTCAACCCAATGTCTGATCCCTCTGATGATTGGGGGTGTAAATTTGATGCAAGTTCAGAACTGGAAACTCGAGAGGTCAATTTTGTCACAGATGAAAGTTACATGCCACCTGATCAGTCGGGGGATGGTAAGCAGCCAGATTTTTCCTTTCCGGGTGTTCCATCTCTTTCAGAGGAAGATGATGAACTCACAGAGTCAAAAATCAAAGCCTTTTTGGATGAGAAG GCTCTTGAACTGAAAAAACTACAGACACCTTTATATGAAGAGTTTTACAACAGTTTAAATACATCTTGTTCTCCCAATGGTGAGAGTACAAGTGATGATACTGCTTCtcgaaaatttttgaaattaccTCCTAAAAGCAGGTCACCTAATCGAGTACCAATCAGCACACCATCTAAAGCCATCGATAGTACTGGAAGTCCTGGAAGTAATGGCCAGTCCTCATCAACTGTTGGCCATGTAAATAACCATACTTCTCAGGATATTCCAGCATCTCCACTTAATGAATGGAAAGGAGTGATAGTTGACTCTCAGCAGCAGCCTAGTAGCCCaag TCTAAGCTTTTCTGAGAGACAGAGGAAATGGAAAGAAGAGCTTGACCAGGAGCTTGAGAGAAAGCGAG AAATGATGCGTCAGGCTGGCATGGGCGGAAAGACATCTTCACCAAAGGATCGTGCTTTACATCGGCAGAGGGAAGGAACAAGATTTGCTTCCCAGCAAATAAGAAACTCGTTAGAGCCTTCATACTGTGTTAACTACTGA